GCCGCGGTCGGTCATGAGCGGGAAGTCGCCCATGAAGACGAGCTGCTCCTTGATCTCGCCCGTCTCGAGGTTGGCGAAGCGCACGTCAACGAAGAGGGGCGCCTGATAGGAGATGTCCTTGGCGCGGCACTCCGCGACCGTGTGGGCGGGGTCACCAAACTGATGGTCGCCAAAGACGACCTGCATGGTGTGAGCATTGTTCTCGATCGGAGAGAACTCGGAGAAGGACTCAGCGAGCCCCTCGCCCATGAAGTGCTCGAACGACTCCCTCTGAACGGAGATGAGATTTGGCAGTTCCATAGCCGGAGCAATCTTGCTAAAGGTCTTGCGTCCGGTCATGCCTTGTGGTTTCGTAAAAGAGGTCTTCTTCGCGGTAGACACCAGGCTTTTCCTCCTTCAAAAGGGTGGAAGGTGGTAATTGTCGCAACCTAATAATCTACCGAAAGCCCTCGCGAGGGTCAATGAAAAGCCTTGACTTGCACCCTCTCTTCGATTAGCTTTTTGGGCTTGACCCATCTGAGCTGCGGAATCGTTATTCTCACGTGCTCCGAATATGGCGGTTCTGTGAGTGGCGGGGTAGGCATCACGATGCGTTCCCGCCGTTGAGGCATGAGCTCACACGCAGGGGCCTAGAGGTGAGGCGAGCCGCGAGACCCCTCGATGGCAGAGATGGCGTCCGCGTTGGCCTGCTCGGTGACGTTGAGCTGATTGATCAGCCCGTCGAACTCCTCGGGAGTGTACGTCTGGCGGTACCAGGTCTTCTCGTCGAAGTACGTCTGGAGGGTGAAGGCGGGGGGAGCGCCTGCCGTGACGGGCGTAAGTCTCATTGCGGGCCAGCCAGAGCTCATCGGTCGAGAGCTTCTCGAGCCCCGCGCTCGAGTAAATGCGCGCGTTGCTCTGGGCGAGCAGACAGTCGTCCGTCGAGGATGCGTCAGAGTCCTTGTCGGCGTCGGACGAGTCCTCGTCCGTTGGCGGGGCGGCCTCCTCCGTCTGGTCCGGGGTCGTCTCGGAGGTCTTCTGCGCCGGCTCGGCAGTCGTCGACGCGGGCTCGCTCGAGGTGCTCAGGGACACAAAGACGGCCACCAAGACCACCTGCGCCCCTCGATGCGCGCGGGAATCCGGGGCTGGGGCACGTCTACGATGCGCTTGCGCAGGAACGGGGCCCTGTGGCAGACTGCGGGGACCGTGCACGTGCCACAGCGCGGGATTCGTGAGCGCGCTGAGAAGAACGCCGCGGGCCGCCGCGCAAAAAGGGGCCGGGCCCAAAGGCCCGACCCCCACAAGATCCGTGCGCGAAACCCGAGTAACGAGAAGTTACTTGAGGGTGACGGAGGCGCCGGCCTCCTCGAGCTGCTTCTTGGCGGCCTCGGCGTCCTCCTTCTTGGCGCCCTCGAGGACGGCCTTGGGGGCGCTCTCGACGACATCCTTGGCCTCCTTGAGGCCGAGGCTGGTCAGCGAGCGAACGACCTTGATGACGGCGATCTTGTTGTCGCCGAAGGACTCGAGGACCACGTCAAAATTGGTCTTCTCCTCCTCCTCTTCGGCAGCGGCGGCCGGGGCAGCAGCGGCAACGGCGACGGGGGCGGCAGCGGAGACGCCAAAGACGTCCTCCAGCTCGTGGACGAGCTCGGAGAGCTCAAGGGCGGGCATCTCCTTGAGGGCCTCGACGATCTCTTCCTTGGTGACAGCCATGTCAATTCTCCTTCTGTAGCGGGCGCGGGCGCGCCCGGGTCATATGGGGTGGTACGACGTGCGACGTGCGTGCCTAGGCGGCGTTCTTCTGGTCGGCGACGGCCTGAAGGGCCGTTGCGAGGCCTCGGGCGGGACCGGCGCAGACCTGGGCGATGCCGGACAGCGGGCTGCCGATGACGTAGACGAGCTTGGCCAGGAGCTCCTCGCGGGAGGGCAGGTCAGCATAGGCCTGGGCGTTCTCGGCGGAGAGGGCCTTGCCGTCAGCGATGCCGCCGACAAAGGCCATCTTCTTGAGCTTCTCGGACTGTTCCTTGATCACCTTGGCGGCGTCGACGGGATCCTTCTCGTAGAAGACGTAGGCGCAGGTACCGGACAGCTGCTCGTCGATCTGGGGCATCTCGGCGTTCTTGAGGGCGATCTTGACGATGTTGTTCTTGTACACCTTCATGTGGGCGCCTGCAGCCGTCAGCGCGCGACGGACCTCCTGAGTCTCCTTGACGGAGAGCCCCTGGTAATCCACGACGAAGACGCCCTTGGAGGCCTCGAGGGAGACGGCGACCTTGTCGAGCATGGCTTGGTTGGACTGGGATGGCATGGTTAGTACACCTCCTTGATTGCAATCGGGCACGAACCGCCAACGCGGGCGGGCCCTTCACAGGAAAGGCCCCGCTTTGCAACCAAAGCGGGGCCTTCAGAATGCAATCTCTGAGACCACCTCGGCAGGCAGGTTTCCCCTTTGAGCCTTTCGGCACCGGCTGTCTTTGGCAGCGGACGTGCGACGTACGAAACGGCGAGACGGTCATCTCGCGCAGGCCACATTGTGGCACGCCGCGAGACCCTCGTCAAGCTGGCGAGAAAGACGCGAGAGGAGCTAGTCCTCCATGAAGTCGCGCGTCTTGGAGGAGTCGACCTTGACGCCCGTGCCCATCGTGCTGGAGACGACGATGGACTTGACGTACTTGCCCTTGGCGCTCGACGGCTTCACGCGCAGGAGCTCGGTGAGCAGGGCGGCGTAGTTCTCGACGAGCTGGGAGAGCTCGAAGGAGGCCTTACCCATGGGCACGTGGCAGATGCCATAGCGGTCAGCGCGGTACTCCACGCGACCGGCCTTGAGCTCCTCGACCATCTTGGTGACGTCCATGGTAACCGTGCCGAGCTTGGGGTTGGGCATGAGGCCGCGGGGACCGAGAATCTTGCCGAGCCGTCCGACCTTGCCCATCATGTTGGGCGTGGCGATCGCGGCGTCGAAGTCGAGGTTGCCGGCCTGGATCTGGGCGACGAGGTCATCGGAGCCCACGATGTCGGCGCCAGCGGCCTCGGCCTCGCGTGCCTTCTCGCCCTCGGCGAAGACGGCGACGCGCACGGTCTTGCCCGTGCCATGGGGAAGCGAGATGGAGCCGCGGATGTTCTGGTCCGCCTTGCGGGTGTCGACGCCCAGGCGGATGGCCACCTCGACGGTCTCGTCGAACTTGGCCGAGGAGAGCTCCTTGACCAGACCCATGGCCTCCTTGGGGGTGTAGAGCTTGGACTGCTCGACCTTCTTGGTCGCGGCCCGGTAGTTCTTTCCGTGCTTTGCCATGTTGCTACCTCCTGTGGTCAGCGGGCGTGCTGCCCTCCCACATCTTGGCGGGCGAAGGCCCGCGTCCTGAAAGGAATGCCCCGAGGGGCGTCGTGCTCGAGCGCGCCGACTACTCGGCGATGGTCACGCCCATGGAGCGGGCGGTACCGGCGACGATCTTCTTGGCAGCGTCGATGTCGTTGGCGTTGAGGTCCGGCATCTTGATCTCGGCGATCTTGGTGAGCTGCTCGTCGGTCAGCTGGCCGACCTTGTCGCGCTGGGGAACGCCGGAGCCACCCTTGAG
This is a stretch of genomic DNA from Thermophilibacter immobilis. It encodes these proteins:
- the rplA gene encoding 50S ribosomal protein L1 translates to MAKHGKNYRAATKKVEQSKLYTPKEAMGLVKELSSAKFDETVEVAIRLGVDTRKADQNIRGSISLPHGTGKTVRVAVFAEGEKAREAEAAGADIVGSDDLVAQIQAGNLDFDAAIATPNMMGKVGRLGKILGPRGLMPNPKLGTVTMDVTKMVEELKAGRVEYRADRYGICHVPMGKASFELSQLVENYAALLTELLRVKPSSAKGKYVKSIVVSSTMGTGVKVDSSKTRDFMED
- the rplJ gene encoding 50S ribosomal protein L10, translated to MPSQSNQAMLDKVAVSLEASKGVFVVDYQGLSVKETQEVRRALTAAGAHMKVYKNNIVKIALKNAEMPQIDEQLSGTCAYVFYEKDPVDAAKVIKEQSEKLKKMAFVGGIADGKALSAENAQAYADLPSREELLAKLVYVIGSPLSGIAQVCAGPARGLATALQAVADQKNAA
- a CDS encoding YARHG domain-containing protein — translated: MRLTPVTAGAPPAFTLQTYFDEKTWYRQTYTPEEFDGLINQLNVTEQANADAISAIEGSRGSPHL
- the rplL gene encoding 50S ribosomal protein L7/L12, which encodes MAVTKEEIVEALKEMPALELSELVHELEDVFGVSAAAPVAVAAAAPAAAAEEEEEKTNFDVVLESFGDNKIAVIKVVRSLTSLGLKEAKDVVESAPKAVLEGAKKEDAEAAKKQLEEAGASVTLK